In Nitrospirota bacterium, the following are encoded in one genomic region:
- a CDS encoding chemotaxis response regulator protein-glutamate methylesterase, with amino-acid sequence MLGPVKVLVVDDSAFMRKAISGMLNSDPDIRVIGEAVDGEDAVLKVKSLVPDVVTMDIEMPKLNGLDALRHLMKNMPVPVIMVSSLTEQGAKQTMMALEIGAVDYVPKHLSGNIININNIKADICSKVKLVGRSGYKMKKLADTWPATVLTPDCGLRKHVNRFKVVIIGSSTGGPKSLHDVIPRLPKNFPAGVLIVQHMLPLFTAQFAERMGELSQMEVKEAQDNDIIRPGLALIAKGGAHLIVERGRTGEVHVKLKNEPKTVHMPSVDIAMESVARTFAEHALGVIMTGMGQDGCEGLKMIKQMKGMAMAQDEETSVIFGMPKAAIDSGVVDKIVPLESIADEIIKMM; translated from the coding sequence ATGCTCGGTCCTGTAAAGGTACTGGTAGTAGATGATTCTGCCTTCATGAGAAAGGCTATTTCCGGGATGCTGAATTCTGATCCTGATATAAGAGTCATTGGTGAGGCTGTGGACGGGGAGGACGCAGTACTTAAAGTGAAGTCCCTCGTCCCGGATGTAGTTACAATGGATATTGAGATGCCTAAGCTCAATGGGCTTGATGCATTAAGGCATTTAATGAAAAATATGCCAGTGCCTGTGATAATGGTAAGTTCCCTGACAGAACAGGGGGCTAAACAGACTATGATGGCCCTTGAGATTGGGGCGGTTGATTATGTTCCTAAACACTTGTCTGGAAACATAATTAATATTAACAACATTAAGGCTGATATTTGCAGCAAGGTGAAACTGGTAGGGAGATCTGGATATAAAATGAAAAAACTTGCAGATACCTGGCCAGCCACAGTCCTGACACCTGATTGTGGTCTGCGAAAACATGTGAACAGGTTTAAAGTTGTCATTATTGGTTCGTCAACAGGAGGCCCTAAGTCATTACATGATGTGATACCAAGACTGCCGAAAAACTTTCCCGCAGGAGTCCTGATTGTTCAGCACATGTTGCCGCTATTTACTGCACAATTTGCCGAGAGGATGGGTGAGTTAAGTCAAATGGAGGTTAAGGAGGCTCAAGATAATGATATCATAAGGCCTGGTCTGGCACTCATTGCCAAGGGCGGAGCTCATCTTATAGTCGAGAGAGGCAGGACCGGAGAAGTCCATGTTAAATTAAAAAATGAACCTAAAACAGTTCATATGCCATCAGTAGATATTGCTATGGAATCAGTAGCGCGTACATTTGCCGAACATGCACTGGGTGTTATTATGACCGGAATGGGGCAGGATGGTTGTGAGGGTCTGAAGATGATAAAACAAATGAAAGGTATGGCAATGGCTCAGGATGAGGAGACATCCGTTATATTTGGTATGCCCAAGGCGGCAATAGATAGTGGTGTTGTTGATAAAATAGTCCCTCTTGAAAGTATTGCGGATGAGATTATTAAAATGATGTGA